A window of Polaribacter litorisediminis contains these coding sequences:
- the lepA gene encoding translation elongation factor 4 — protein MKNIRNFCIIAHIDHGKSTLADRLLDFTGSVTSREKKDQLLDNMDLERERGITIKSHAIQMDYTHNGEQYVLNLIDTPGHVDFSYEVSRSIAACEGALLIVDAAQSIQAQTISNLYLALENDLEIIPVLNKVDLPSANPEEVTDDIVDLLGCDAEEVIHASGKTGFGVDNILTAIIDRIPAPKGNPDAPLQALIFDSVYNSYRGIETYFRVFNGEIKKGQEIKFVATGNKYYADEVGTLKLTQVVKKSVKTGDVGYLITGIKTAKEVKVGDTITDFANPTKEIIAGFEDVKPMVFAGIYPVDTEDYEELRNSMEKLQLNDASLVFQPESSAALGFGFRCGFLGMLHMEIIQERLEREFNMTVITTVPNVSYHAYTKKNPEEIIILNNPTDLPDPSRLDRVEEPFIKASIITKSDFVGQVMSLCIEKRGQIINQTYLTTQRVELIFEMPLAEIVFDFYDRLKTVSKGYASFDYHPIGMRESKLVRVDILLNAQPVDALSALLHADNAYTIGKKIVEKLKQLIPRQQFDIPIQAAIGAKIIARETTKALRKDVTAKCYGGDISRKRKLLEKQKKGKKRMRQVGNVEIPQEAFMAVLKLND, from the coding sequence ATGAAGAACATTAGAAACTTTTGCATCATTGCTCATATAGACCATGGTAAAAGTACATTAGCAGATAGATTGTTAGATTTTACAGGATCTGTAACTAGCCGTGAAAAAAAGGATCAGTTATTAGATAATATGGATTTAGAGCGTGAACGTGGAATTACCATCAAATCTCACGCCATTCAAATGGATTATACGCACAATGGAGAACAATATGTTTTAAATTTAATTGATACTCCTGGGCATGTAGATTTTTCTTATGAAGTTTCAAGATCTATTGCTGCCTGTGAGGGCGCGCTGTTAATTGTAGATGCTGCACAAAGTATACAGGCACAAACAATTTCTAATTTATACTTGGCTTTAGAGAATGATTTAGAAATTATTCCCGTTTTAAATAAGGTAGATTTGCCATCTGCAAACCCAGAAGAGGTTACGGATGATATTGTTGATTTATTAGGATGCGACGCCGAAGAAGTAATACATGCCAGTGGTAAAACAGGTTTTGGGGTCGATAATATTTTAACCGCAATAATTGATAGAATTCCCGCTCCAAAAGGAAACCCAGATGCACCATTACAGGCCTTAATTTTTGATTCGGTTTACAATTCGTATAGAGGAATCGAAACCTATTTTAGAGTTTTTAATGGTGAAATAAAAAAAGGCCAAGAAATTAAATTTGTTGCTACGGGTAATAAATATTATGCGGATGAAGTGGGTACTTTAAAATTAACCCAAGTAGTTAAAAAATCTGTAAAAACTGGCGATGTTGGGTATTTAATTACAGGTATAAAAACAGCGAAGGAAGTAAAAGTAGGAGATACGATAACCGATTTTGCAAACCCAACCAAAGAAATTATTGCAGGTTTCGAAGATGTAAAACCCATGGTTTTTGCAGGGATTTATCCTGTAGATACAGAAGATTATGAGGAATTGCGTAATTCTATGGAAAAACTTCAATTAAACGATGCTTCCTTGGTGTTTCAGCCAGAAAGTTCTGCCGCTTTAGGTTTTGGTTTCCGTTGTGGATTTTTAGGAATGTTACACATGGAAATTATTCAAGAACGTTTAGAACGTGAGTTTAACATGACGGTTATTACGACAGTTCCCAACGTTTCTTACCATGCTTACACAAAGAAAAATCCAGAGGAAATTATCATTTTAAATAATCCAACAGATTTACCAGATCCATCTAGATTAGATAGAGTAGAAGAGCCTTTTATCAAAGCATCCATCATCACAAAATCAGATTTTGTTGGTCAAGTTATGAGTTTGTGTATCGAAAAACGAGGTCAAATTATCAATCAAACTTATTTAACGACCCAAAGAGTTGAGCTGATTTTTGAAATGCCTTTGGCAGAAATTGTATTTGATTTTTACGATCGATTAAAAACAGTTTCTAAAGGATATGCTTCTTTTGATTATCATCCTATTGGCATGAGAGAATCGAAATTGGTAAGAGTAGATATTTTATTAAATGCACAACCTGTAGATGCACTTTCTGCATTATTACACGCAGATAATGCGTACACAATAGGAAAGAAAATTGTAGAAAAGTTAAAGCAATTAATTCCTAGGCAACAGTTTGATATTCCTATTCAGGCTGCAATTGGAGCAAAGATTATTGCGCGTGAAACTACAAAAGCACTGCGTAAAGATGTAACTGCAAAATGTTATGGAGGAGATATTTCTAGAAAGCGTAAGTTGTTAGAAAAGCAGAAAAAAGGAAAGAAAAGAATGCGTCAGGTTGGGAATGTAGAAATTCCGCAAGAGGCCTTTATGGCCGTTTTAAAGTTGAATGATTAA
- a CDS encoding LytR/AlgR family response regulator transcription factor has product MKILILEDEIPAYQKLTKCLDAFFDVKISQDWARSLVDGAQLLKENTYDFILSDIQLLDGLSFDLFNKVTIDTPIIFCSAHDEYLFQAFHTNGIAYILKPYSQDDFNKAIIKYQSLFKKGDYTTLDDATINVLKTALQQEYNTYKKRFVIKKASGIQLLNAVDIALISASGDFCLANDQEGKRHTISQNLGSIHQQLNPKKFFKINRSEIVNIDFIEKIESHFKNRLLISIKNYKEKVMTSSSTTADFRKWLEC; this is encoded by the coding sequence ATGAAAATATTAATTCTAGAAGACGAAATACCTGCATATCAAAAACTAACTAAGTGTTTGGATGCTTTTTTTGATGTAAAAATATCTCAAGATTGGGCACGTTCTCTTGTTGATGGAGCGCAGTTACTCAAAGAAAATACCTATGATTTTATTTTATCGGATATTCAATTGTTAGACGGATTGTCTTTTGATTTATTTAACAAAGTTACCATTGATACCCCTATTATTTTTTGTTCTGCTCATGATGAATATTTATTTCAAGCTTTTCACACAAACGGAATTGCTTACATTTTAAAACCCTATTCTCAAGACGATTTTAATAAGGCAATTATAAAATACCAATCGTTATTTAAAAAAGGCGATTACACTACTTTAGATGATGCCACAATTAATGTTTTAAAAACAGCATTACAACAAGAATACAATACCTACAAAAAGCGGTTTGTAATTAAAAAAGCATCAGGAATTCAATTATTAAATGCAGTTGATATCGCTTTAATCTCTGCTTCTGGAGATTTCTGTTTAGCAAATGATCAAGAAGGGAAAAGACATACCATTTCACAAAATTTAGGAAGTATTCATCAACAATTAAACCCTAAAAAGTTTTTTAAAATCAATAGAAGTGAAATTGTAAACATCGATTTTATAGAAAAAATTGAAAGTCATTTTAAAAACCGATTATTGATTTCTATAAAAAATTACAAAGAAAAAGTAATGACGAGTTCTTCTACAACTGCTGATTTTAGAAAATGGTTGGAGTGTTAA